A genomic stretch from Achromobacter spanius includes:
- a CDS encoding peptidylprolyl isomerase, whose product MAQASARHILVSTEAKCNELKTAIENGADFAQVAKENSSCPSSRDGGNLGTFGPGQMVKEFDTVVFSAPVGEVQGPVKTQFGYHLVEVTSRQD is encoded by the coding sequence ATGGCACAAGCCTCCGCCCGTCACATCCTCGTTTCCACCGAAGCCAAGTGCAACGAACTCAAGACCGCCATTGAAAACGGCGCTGACTTCGCTCAAGTCGCCAAGGAAAACTCCAGCTGCCCGTCGAGCCGTGACGGTGGCAACCTGGGCACCTTTGGCCCGGGCCAGATGGTCAAGGAATTCGATACCGTCGTGTTCAGCGCGCCGGTTGGTGAAGTTCAAGGCCCGGTGAAGACCCAGTTCGGTTATCACCTGGTTGAAGTGACCAGCCGCCAGGACTAA
- a CDS encoding ATP-binding cassette domain-containing protein translates to MTAALSLRQIRKSYGAVEALKGVDLDVPEGKVMAICGDNGAGKSTLIRIISGAQEPTGGELSLNGRAVVFRSPHDALVQGIATIYQDLALAPRLSIWENVFMGAELVRRVGPLQVLDKRRMAEQARGYLQRLSVPIDDMDRPVERMSGGQRQAVAIARALRWDARVVIMDEPTAALGVKETALVLNLVRKLREEGRTVILISHNMADVVALADRVAILKGGVKVIERDIAGLDADALAHRVMTGKD, encoded by the coding sequence ATCACCGCCGCCTTATCGCTACGCCAGATCCGCAAGTCATACGGAGCCGTCGAGGCGCTGAAAGGCGTGGACCTGGACGTGCCCGAAGGCAAGGTCATGGCCATCTGCGGCGACAACGGCGCGGGTAAATCCACGCTGATCCGCATCATCTCGGGCGCGCAGGAACCCACGGGTGGCGAGCTCAGCCTGAACGGCCGCGCTGTCGTCTTCCGCTCGCCGCACGACGCGCTGGTGCAGGGCATTGCCACCATCTACCAGGACCTGGCGCTGGCGCCCCGCCTGTCCATCTGGGAGAACGTCTTCATGGGCGCCGAATTAGTACGGCGCGTGGGGCCGCTGCAGGTGCTGGACAAGCGCCGCATGGCCGAACAGGCGCGCGGCTATCTACAGCGTTTGTCGGTGCCCATCGACGACATGGACCGACCCGTCGAACGCATGTCGGGCGGCCAACGGCAGGCCGTTGCCATCGCCCGCGCGCTACGCTGGGACGCCCGCGTGGTCATCATGGACGAACCCACCGCCGCCTTGGGCGTCAAGGAAACCGCCTTGGTCCTGAACCTGGTGCGCAAGCTGCGTGAAGAAGGGCGCACGGTAATCCTGATCAGCCACAACATGGCCGACGTGGTCGCGCTGGCCGATCGGGTCGCCATCCTGAAAGGCGGCGTCAAGGTGATCGAACGCGATATCGCCGGACTGGACGCCGACGCGCTGGCTCACCGGGTGATGACAGGCAAAGATTGA
- a CDS encoding sugar ABC transporter substrate-binding protein codes for MKQLIKRTLLASAFAVQALAASAAHAFDVGIVAFQMSSETHARVANAAAQAARAKGWTVTQLNAEGSLPKLAEQLDTLVNKKVDAIVIAMGKPVETDAQLQAAKEKGIPVVGVMSGASPHMLFDVEVNEYATGAQSVLYLLGKMGYQGNILSARFDGNSGTRIRGKMLDAVLTENTAVKDLAKFSMARTQSWRDDVRNGMQALFLRHQGQFKGVWASFDGQAYVIDDLLQSQGMKKGDITLVSVDGGPETYRRIADPNSLITATMMIPFEQLGTSAIESIDRIVVKKEPKEKVASGPYLFMDSVLVDASNVQKFLQPAAK; via the coding sequence ATGAAGCAATTGATCAAGCGCACCTTGCTGGCCAGCGCCTTCGCCGTGCAGGCGCTGGCCGCAAGCGCCGCCCATGCCTTTGATGTCGGCATCGTCGCCTTTCAGATGTCGTCCGAAACGCACGCCCGCGTGGCCAACGCGGCCGCGCAGGCCGCGCGCGCCAAAGGCTGGACCGTCACGCAACTGAACGCCGAAGGCTCACTGCCCAAGCTGGCCGAGCAACTGGACACGCTGGTCAACAAGAAGGTGGACGCCATCGTCATCGCGATGGGCAAGCCGGTGGAAACCGATGCCCAGTTGCAGGCCGCCAAAGAGAAGGGCATTCCGGTGGTGGGCGTGATGTCCGGCGCCAGCCCGCACATGCTGTTCGACGTGGAAGTCAACGAATACGCCACGGGCGCGCAGTCGGTCTTGTACCTGCTGGGCAAGATGGGCTATCAGGGCAACATCCTGTCGGCGCGCTTTGACGGCAACTCGGGCACGCGCATCCGCGGCAAGATGCTGGACGCGGTGCTGACTGAAAACACCGCCGTCAAAGACCTGGCCAAGTTCAGCATGGCCCGCACCCAAAGCTGGCGCGACGACGTGCGCAACGGCATGCAAGCCCTGTTCCTGCGTCACCAAGGCCAGTTCAAGGGCGTATGGGCATCATTTGACGGACAAGCCTACGTTATCGACGACCTGCTGCAATCGCAAGGCATGAAGAAGGGCGACATCACCTTGGTGTCGGTGGACGGTGGCCCCGAAACCTATCGCCGCATTGCTGATCCCAACAGCCTGATCACTGCCACGATGATGATTCCGTTCGAGCAACTGGGCACCAGCGCCATCGAATCCATTGACCGCATCGTCGTCAAGAAGGAACCCAAGGAGAAGGTGGCCTCGGGCCCGTACCTGTTCATGGATTCCGTGCTGGTCGATGCGTCCAACGTGCAGAAGTTTCTGCAACCCGCCGCGAAGTGA
- a CDS encoding ABC transporter permease: MRGILEKYGTAIAGLALVGFFAIAAPNFAAPNNLLNIAKETSFLAIIAIGFTLALVTAELDLSVADVASLAAVVTGAMVHTGQPVVVAIAAGLGVGLLCGLANGIAVTRLRVPSLIATLGMAAMARGFAFMLTDGVSYVGRWPTAFTDLARAKPFGIPALVLWMLGIVLVAYFLIKWTRTGARMTATGEAGESARLAGINIRAMKSIGLALSGVCAGIAAVLLTSSLSSAAPNMAGDYFLYAIAAVLLGMTMFNPGHANIVGTLVAALILKVLGNGLVLMGAPYYVQDIVLGFIMIASVAVSSAVLKKAAFKF; the protein is encoded by the coding sequence ATGCGCGGCATCCTGGAAAAGTACGGCACGGCAATCGCAGGTTTGGCCCTGGTGGGCTTCTTCGCAATCGCCGCCCCTAATTTCGCGGCGCCCAATAATCTGTTGAACATCGCCAAGGAAACCAGCTTCCTGGCCATCATCGCCATCGGTTTCACGCTGGCGCTGGTAACGGCCGAACTGGACCTGTCGGTGGCCGACGTCGCCAGCCTGGCTGCTGTCGTCACGGGCGCGATGGTCCATACGGGCCAACCGGTCGTGGTCGCCATCGCGGCGGGCCTGGGCGTCGGCCTGCTGTGCGGGCTGGCCAATGGCATCGCGGTGACGCGCCTGCGGGTACCGTCGCTGATTGCCACGCTAGGCATGGCCGCCATGGCGCGGGGCTTCGCCTTCATGCTGACCGATGGCGTGTCCTACGTGGGCCGCTGGCCTACCGCCTTTACCGACCTGGCCCGCGCCAAGCCTTTCGGCATCCCGGCGCTGGTGCTGTGGATGTTGGGCATCGTGCTGGTCGCGTATTTCCTTATCAAGTGGACGCGTACCGGCGCCCGCATGACGGCAACGGGCGAAGCCGGAGAATCCGCGCGCCTGGCCGGCATCAACATCCGCGCCATGAAAAGCATCGGGCTGGCGCTGTCGGGCGTATGCGCCGGCATCGCCGCCGTGTTGCTGACGTCCAGCCTGTCGTCCGCCGCGCCCAACATGGCCGGCGACTACTTCCTGTACGCCATCGCGGCCGTGCTGCTGGGCATGACGATGTTCAACCCCGGCCACGCCAATATCGTCGGCACGCTGGTGGCCGCCTTGATCCTGAAGGTGCTGGGCAATGGCCTCGTCCTGATGGGCGCGCCGTACTACGTGCAGGACATCGTGCTGGGCTTCATCATGATTGCATCCGTTGCGGTGTCGTCGGCCGTGCTGAAGAAAGCGGCGTTCAAATTCTGA
- a CDS encoding xylulokinase yields the protein MSDRPHFHAQPPGLTHGYVLAVDLGGTRFRAALVDVDGNIAHACVIDSPAGSAPHPGWDEIDADDWWRGLQSLCDTLARQAGAGFDAIAAVAICGVTRTQVFIDAHGAAIRPAITWRDTRTAADVAHWLARAPAGHPETAQINAFHPWARVAWLLHAEPQDAARVRVVLEPKDYLNFRLTGRAASDTVSMARLAAAGSAHGAQADLLTAMGANPAWVPPLLDPLAVVGPVQAGLPGSLARLAGRSVIACSNDTWAAVAGLGALRTGYAYNISGTTEVFGAVGAEPVQAAGLMTVNWGNGNHQIGGPGQNGADTVAWLLSLLGGVSRFGASDAGGDAGEQAGEGADGHADEHADKHADGHAGGMTSVGHAMHVLLDAPRDPQPALFLPYLQGERVPYWDPQLRGAFLGLNRRHGPGDLAWAVLEGVAFLNRTVLERAEAALGAPVAEIRFGGGAASNPHWCQVKADICERPVVVGQADQPGVIGAAAAAWTALGRYASFAQAQDALARPARRYDPDATRRNAYHRMYAQFRAAEAALTPVSHALASTRLP from the coding sequence ATGTCAGACCGCCCGCACTTCCACGCCCAACCCCCTGGACTTACCCACGGCTACGTGCTGGCCGTGGACTTGGGCGGCACCCGCTTTCGGGCGGCGCTGGTGGATGTGGACGGCAACATCGCGCATGCCTGCGTCATCGACAGCCCGGCAGGCTCGGCCCCGCACCCCGGTTGGGACGAGATTGACGCAGACGACTGGTGGCGCGGGCTGCAATCCCTGTGCGACACGCTGGCCCGGCAGGCAGGGGCCGGCTTTGACGCCATTGCCGCTGTTGCCATCTGCGGCGTTACCCGCACGCAAGTCTTCATCGACGCGCACGGCGCCGCCATTCGACCCGCCATTACCTGGCGCGATACGCGTACGGCGGCGGACGTGGCGCACTGGTTGGCGCGTGCGCCTGCCGGCCACCCCGAAACCGCGCAGATCAACGCGTTCCACCCCTGGGCGCGGGTGGCGTGGCTGCTGCACGCCGAGCCACAGGACGCGGCGCGCGTGCGCGTCGTGCTGGAACCGAAGGACTACCTGAACTTCCGCCTGACCGGCCGGGCCGCCAGCGACACGGTGTCGATGGCCAGGCTGGCGGCGGCGGGCAGCGCGCACGGAGCGCAAGCCGACCTGTTGACGGCCATGGGTGCCAACCCCGCCTGGGTGCCGCCGCTGTTGGACCCCTTGGCTGTTGTCGGCCCGGTGCAGGCGGGTCTGCCGGGTTCACTGGCGCGCTTGGCGGGACGTAGCGTGATCGCCTGCTCGAATGACACCTGGGCGGCCGTGGCCGGGCTGGGCGCCTTGCGGACGGGGTACGCCTACAACATCTCGGGCACCACTGAAGTGTTTGGCGCGGTTGGCGCGGAACCGGTGCAGGCAGCGGGTCTGATGACGGTGAACTGGGGCAATGGTAATCACCAGATTGGCGGGCCGGGTCAGAACGGCGCGGACACCGTCGCGTGGCTGCTGTCCTTGCTGGGCGGGGTGAGCCGCTTTGGAGCGTCGGACGCAGGCGGAGATGCGGGCGAGCAGGCAGGTGAAGGCGCAGACGGCCACGCAGACGAACACGCAGACAAGCACGCCGATGGACACGCAGGCGGCATGACCAGTGTCGGCCACGCCATGCACGTTTTGCTGGACGCGCCGCGCGACCCGCAGCCCGCCTTGTTCCTGCCCTATCTTCAAGGCGAACGCGTGCCTTACTGGGACCCGCAATTACGCGGCGCCTTCCTCGGCCTGAACCGCCGGCATGGTCCTGGCGACCTGGCATGGGCGGTGCTGGAAGGCGTGGCCTTCTTGAACCGCACGGTGCTGGAACGCGCGGAAGCCGCGTTGGGTGCGCCGGTTGCCGAAATTCGTTTTGGTGGCGGGGCTGCATCCAACCCGCACTGGTGCCAGGTCAAGGCCGATATCTGTGAACGCCCGGTTGTGGTTGGGCAGGCGGATCAGCCTGGAGTGATCGGCGCAGCCGCCGCCGCCTGGACCGCGCTGGGCCGCTACGCCAGCTTCGCGCAGGCGCAGGACGCGCTTGCGCGACCCGCGCGCCGCTACGATCCCGACGCAACACGCCGCAACGCCTATCACCGCATGTACGCCCAGTTTCGCGCCGCCGAAGCCGCCTTGACGCCGGTGTCGCACGCCTTGGCCAGCACGCGCTTGCCGTAA
- a CDS encoding 3-keto-5-aminohexanoate cleavage protein: protein MKKPKSNVIITCAITGSVHTPSMSPYLPVTPDEIAQSALDAAEAGAAIVHLHARDPQTGRPTQDPALYAQFLPRIKAQNDVVINITTGGSPVLPVSERMLPAAQFKPEVASLNMGSMNFGMYELLERFKEFKHDWERPYLESSNDLVFKNTFKDIEHILSSCNDNGTRFEIECYDIGHLYTAAHFVDKGLLKPPFLIQSVFGIRGGIGTHPEDVMMMRRTADRLFGDDYRWSVLAAGRKQTTLATMAATMGGFVRVGLEDSLWDGPGELALSNADQVRRIRRILEDLSLTIATPDEAREILQLKGRNNVAF from the coding sequence ATGAAAAAACCCAAGAGCAATGTGATCATCACGTGCGCCATTACCGGTTCGGTGCATACGCCGTCGATGTCGCCCTATCTGCCCGTCACCCCCGATGAGATCGCGCAGTCGGCATTGGATGCCGCCGAGGCCGGCGCGGCCATCGTGCATCTGCACGCGCGCGATCCGCAGACGGGCAGGCCCACGCAAGACCCGGCGCTGTACGCGCAGTTTCTACCACGCATCAAGGCGCAAAACGATGTGGTCATCAATATCACCACCGGCGGTTCGCCCGTGCTGCCGGTCAGCGAACGCATGCTGCCGGCCGCGCAATTCAAGCCGGAGGTTGCGTCGCTGAACATGGGGTCGATGAACTTCGGCATGTATGAATTGCTGGAGCGCTTCAAGGAATTCAAGCACGACTGGGAACGCCCCTACCTGGAAAGCAGCAACGACCTGGTGTTCAAGAACACGTTCAAGGATATCGAGCACATTCTGTCGTCCTGCAATGACAACGGCACGCGCTTCGAGATCGAGTGCTATGACATCGGGCATCTGTACACGGCGGCGCATTTTGTGGATAAGGGGCTGTTGAAGCCACCGTTCTTGATCCAGTCCGTGTTCGGTATCCGGGGCGGTATCGGCACGCATCCCGAAGACGTGATGATGATGCGTCGCACGGCTGACCGGCTGTTTGGCGATGACTACCGCTGGTCGGTACTGGCGGCGGGGCGCAAGCAGACCACGCTTGCGACCATGGCGGCGACGATGGGCGGCTTTGTGCGCGTGGGGCTGGAAGATTCCTTGTGGGACGGCCCGGGCGAACTGGCACTGTCGAATGCAGATCAGGTGCGCCGCATCCGCCGCATTCTTGAGGACTTGTCGCTGACCATCGCCACGCCCGACGAGGCGCGCGAGATTCTGCAACTGAAAGGCCGGAACAACGTCGCGTTCTGA
- a CDS encoding ABC transporter substrate-binding protein, with protein sequence MKKILNAAVASALLAIGGAAVADANVIRIGFITDMSGLSADADGPGGAEAIKMAVADMGGEIAGKKIEVLVADHQNRADIASSRAREWLDQRGVDMLIAGANSAAALAMAKVAEEKKTPFFVVSAGASELTNAQCTPYTVHYVYDTVSLSRGTARAMLKEGNKDWYFLTVDHAFGHALERDASAVVQANGGQVKGRVRHPLNAADFSSYILQAQASGATVLGLANSASDTSNAVKAAAEFGLTPTIKIAGLLVLITDIHALGLAAGQGMYLTTAWYWDQDDASRKWAARFEERMKKKPSMLQAGDYSVTTTYLNAVKATGTTDGETIMKWVKANPVNDFFVKNATVRADGLLVHDMYLMQVKKPSESKGPWDYYKLISKIPGDQIYTSPQESKCPLMKP encoded by the coding sequence ATGAAGAAAATCTTGAACGCGGCAGTGGCATCGGCCTTGCTGGCAATAGGCGGCGCAGCCGTGGCGGACGCCAACGTGATCCGTATCGGCTTCATCACCGATATGTCGGGCCTGTCGGCTGATGCTGATGGCCCGGGCGGGGCCGAAGCCATCAAGATGGCGGTAGCCGACATGGGCGGCGAGATCGCCGGCAAGAAGATCGAGGTGCTGGTGGCCGACCACCAGAACCGCGCCGACATTGCGTCGTCGCGCGCACGCGAATGGCTGGACCAGCGCGGCGTGGACATGCTGATCGCAGGCGCGAATTCGGCCGCCGCGCTGGCGATGGCGAAGGTGGCTGAAGAAAAGAAGACGCCGTTCTTCGTGGTAAGCGCGGGCGCGTCGGAACTGACCAACGCGCAGTGCACGCCGTACACGGTTCACTACGTGTACGACACGGTATCGCTGTCGCGCGGCACGGCGCGCGCCATGCTGAAGGAAGGCAATAAGGACTGGTACTTCCTGACCGTGGACCACGCCTTTGGCCACGCGCTGGAGCGCGATGCCTCGGCCGTGGTGCAAGCGAACGGCGGCCAGGTGAAGGGCCGCGTGCGCCATCCACTGAACGCGGCGGATTTCTCGTCATACATCCTGCAGGCGCAGGCATCGGGCGCCACGGTGCTGGGCCTGGCCAACTCGGCCTCCGACACCAGCAACGCGGTCAAGGCCGCCGCGGAATTCGGGCTGACGCCCACGATTAAGATCGCGGGCCTGCTGGTGTTGATCACCGACATCCACGCGCTGGGCCTGGCGGCCGGGCAAGGCATGTACCTGACCACCGCCTGGTACTGGGACCAGGACGATGCGTCGCGCAAGTGGGCGGCGCGCTTTGAAGAGCGCATGAAGAAGAAGCCGTCGATGCTGCAAGCCGGCGACTACTCCGTCACCACCACCTACCTGAACGCGGTCAAGGCCACCGGCACGACCGACGGCGAGACCATCATGAAGTGGGTGAAGGCCAACCCGGTGAACGACTTCTTCGTAAAGAACGCGACCGTCCGCGCCGACGGGCTGCTGGTGCACGACATGTACTTGATGCAGGTGAAAAAGCCTTCGGAATCCAAGGGCCCGTGGGACTACTACAAGCTGATCTCGAAGATTCCGGGCGACCAGATCTACACGTCGCCGCAGGAATCGAAGTGCCCATTAATGAAGCCCTGA
- a CDS encoding SDR family oxidoreductase, producing the protein MNPQDLSALPVDLSGRRVIVTAGAAGIGAALADAFAERGANVHVCDVDEGALFECRHANSRADVSRREEIDRYMETALAHLGGLDVLVNNAGIAGPTARITDIQPDELAATLDINLASQFHTVRHAVPALRESGGGAIINISSVAGRMGLPLRTPYSASKWGVVGLTRSLAVELGVYGIRVNALLPGLVAGPRIDRVIAARARAMGLTVEEETKLELAGVSLRQFVQGADIANMALFLASPFGAMISGQAISIDGDLQSLPWQPPAD; encoded by the coding sequence ATGAACCCGCAAGACCTGAGCGCCCTGCCGGTGGACCTGAGCGGCCGCCGCGTCATCGTTACCGCCGGCGCGGCGGGCATCGGCGCCGCGCTGGCCGACGCCTTCGCCGAGCGCGGCGCGAACGTCCACGTGTGCGACGTGGACGAAGGCGCGCTGTTTGAATGCCGCCATGCCAACAGCCGCGCCGACGTGAGCCGCCGTGAAGAGATTGACCGCTACATGGAAACCGCGCTGGCGCACCTGGGTGGCCTGGACGTGCTGGTGAACAACGCCGGCATCGCCGGCCCCACCGCCCGCATCACCGACATTCAGCCGGACGAGTTGGCCGCCACGCTGGACATCAACCTGGCGTCGCAATTCCATACGGTTCGGCATGCCGTGCCCGCGCTGCGCGAATCAGGCGGCGGCGCCATCATCAACATCAGTTCGGTGGCGGGGCGCATGGGGCTACCCTTGCGCACGCCCTATTCCGCCTCGAAATGGGGCGTGGTGGGGCTGACGCGTTCACTGGCGGTGGAACTGGGCGTTTACGGCATCCGCGTCAACGCCCTGCTGCCGGGCTTGGTGGCCGGCCCGCGCATCGACCGCGTGATTGCCGCGCGGGCGCGCGCGATGGGCCTGACGGTGGAAGAAGAAACCAAGCTGGAGTTGGCGGGCGTCAGCCTGCGGCAGTTTGTACAGGGCGCCGACATCGCGAACATGGCGCTGTTCCTGGCCAGCCCGTTTGGCGCGATGATCAGCGGCCAGGCGATCAGCATCGACGGCGACCTGCAATCTTTGCCGTGGCAGCCGCCGGCCGATTAA
- a CDS encoding LysR family transcriptional regulator: MKRNFNIHDLRIFYTVVMTGSTRQAAQVMSLTQPAISHAVSRLETATGVQLFDRSHKTLRPTEAGQYLYTEAKFVLDELVRIDEALHSIEKFGGRGLRVASSPALALVYAPEAVKRHLDEHGKRPFSIDVESSVQCISAVETMRADFGLGAVGRDSPRLNFTTFLRTDVMAIAHRDHPLARRDVVAVSDISPESFVKPLWSDYVVAQGDITDSDALDSGMQAHMTLVPGTVRAVKGISLVNAISASDIVSVYPDIVAVPLASRQWFEFVLITRKEAQNHELSERLLGALYATAQARRTGVFAETIQLIA, encoded by the coding sequence ATGAAACGCAACTTCAATATTCACGACCTGCGTATTTTCTATACGGTCGTCATGACCGGGTCCACGCGCCAGGCCGCGCAGGTGATGAGCCTGACGCAGCCCGCGATCAGCCATGCGGTGTCGCGGCTGGAAACCGCTACGGGCGTGCAGTTGTTTGACCGATCGCACAAGACCTTGCGGCCCACCGAAGCCGGGCAGTACCTGTATACCGAAGCCAAGTTCGTGCTGGACGAATTGGTGCGCATCGACGAAGCCCTGCACAGCATTGAAAAGTTTGGCGGGCGCGGCTTGCGCGTGGCCTCGTCGCCCGCGCTGGCCTTGGTCTATGCGCCCGAAGCGGTGAAGCGGCATCTGGATGAGCACGGCAAGCGGCCGTTTTCCATCGACGTGGAATCGTCGGTGCAATGCATAAGCGCGGTGGAAACCATGCGGGCCGACTTCGGCCTGGGCGCGGTGGGCCGCGACAGTCCGCGCCTGAACTTCACCACATTCCTGCGCACCGACGTCATGGCCATTGCGCACCGCGACCACCCCTTGGCGCGGCGCGACGTGGTGGCGGTGTCGGACATTTCCCCCGAATCTTTCGTCAAGCCGCTGTGGTCCGACTACGTGGTGGCGCAAGGCGACATTACCGATTCCGATGCGCTGGACTCCGGCATGCAAGCGCATATGACGCTGGTGCCCGGCACGGTGCGCGCCGTCAAAGGCATCAGCCTGGTCAACGCGATATCGGCGTCGGACATTGTGTCCGTCTACCCCGACATCGTCGCGGTGCCGCTGGCGTCGAGGCAGTGGTTCGAGTTTGTGCTGATCACCCGCAAGGAAGCGCAGAACCATGAGCTTAGCGAGCGGCTGCTGGGCGCCTTGTACGCCACGGCCCAGGCGCGCCGCACCGGTGTTTTTGCGGAGACGATCCAACTGATTGCCTAG
- a CDS encoding DUF1254 domain-containing protein has protein sequence MRDRQSSTGFASTALRRRVGLLAAAALSVNLAACSFTSSDEATGSQSVGIQGVTAQQARSIASEAYLYGTPMVASYQTMYAFNLDKNNPQYKGPPNTFNNIARVFTPEDTAFVTPNADTPYSFAMLDLRAEPVVISVPPIEKRRYFVLQLMDLYTYNFAYIGSRETGNGGGNFLVAGPRWNGKVPRGITKVIKSETELVNVVGRTQLFNAADLNNVKRIQARYKIQTLSSFAKRRPPPAPAAVDWIPPVPPHEMRTSLEFYNQLAFLLQFAPTHPTEKWLRERLASIGIKPGQPYPVDQLDPRLRRALQEGMHTAQNDIDKNRAALGGKTDGLFGSRAKLKNDYLARATGTQMGIGANSREEALYPVLEKDSRGQELDGRYAYTLRFAPRSLPPVNAFWSMTMYRLPEQLLAPNPINRYLINSPMLPSLKKDRDGGLTIYIQSQSPGKGKESNWLPAPPGPFMVTLRYYWPKPALLDGKWVTPEIQRVAQ, from the coding sequence ATGCGCGATCGTCAAAGTAGCACCGGGTTTGCGTCCACGGCGCTCCGCCGCCGCGTGGGCCTGTTGGCCGCCGCCGCGCTTAGCGTAAACCTGGCGGCCTGCAGCTTCACGTCGTCCGACGAGGCGACGGGTTCGCAGTCGGTGGGCATCCAAGGCGTCACCGCGCAACAGGCGCGCAGCATTGCCAGCGAAGCGTATCTGTACGGCACGCCCATGGTCGCCAGCTACCAGACCATGTATGCCTTCAACCTGGACAAGAACAACCCGCAATACAAAGGCCCGCCCAACACCTTCAACAACATCGCGCGCGTCTTCACGCCCGAGGACACCGCGTTCGTCACGCCAAATGCGGACACGCCGTATTCCTTCGCCATGCTGGACCTGCGTGCCGAGCCCGTCGTGATCAGTGTGCCGCCCATCGAAAAGCGGCGCTACTTTGTGCTGCAATTGATGGACCTGTACACCTACAACTTTGCCTACATCGGCAGCCGCGAAACCGGCAACGGCGGTGGCAACTTCCTGGTGGCGGGGCCGCGCTGGAACGGCAAGGTGCCGCGCGGCATCACCAAGGTGATCAAGTCGGAAACCGAACTGGTCAACGTGGTCGGCCGCACGCAACTGTTCAACGCGGCGGACCTGAACAACGTCAAGCGCATCCAGGCGCGCTACAAGATCCAGACCCTGTCGTCCTTTGCCAAGCGCCGCCCGCCACCCGCGCCCGCTGCCGTCGACTGGATTCCTCCCGTGCCGCCGCACGAGATGCGCACGTCGCTGGAGTTCTACAACCAACTGGCCTTTCTGCTTCAGTTTGCGCCCACCCACCCCACGGAAAAGTGGCTGCGCGAACGGCTTGCCAGCATCGGTATCAAGCCCGGCCAACCCTATCCCGTTGACCAGTTGGACCCGCGCCTGCGCCGCGCCTTGCAGGAAGGCATGCATACGGCGCAGAACGACATCGACAAGAATCGCGCGGCGCTGGGCGGCAAGACCGATGGGCTGTTCGGCAGCCGCGCCAAGCTCAAGAACGACTATCTGGCGCGTGCGACCGGTACGCAGATGGGCATCGGCGCCAATAGCCGCGAAGAAGCGTTGTACCCCGTGCTGGAAAAAGACAGCCGGGGGCAGGAACTGGATGGCCGTTATGCGTACACGTTGCGCTTTGCGCCGCGCAGCCTGCCGCCCGTGAATGCGTTCTGGTCGATGACGATGTACCGGTTGCCCGAACAATTGCTGGCGCCCAACCCGATCAACCGTTATCTGATCAATTCCCCCATGCTGCCGTCGCTGAAGAAAGATCGCGATGGCGGGCTGACGATCTACATCCAGTCGCAGTCGCCGGGCAAGGGCAAGGAGTCCAACTGGTTGCCCGCGCCGCCTGGCCCGTTCATGGTGACCCTGCGCTACTACTGGCCCAAGCCCGCGCTGTTGGACGGCAAGTGGGTCACGCCTGAAATACAGCGGGTGGCGCAATAG
- a CDS encoding ureidoglycolate lyase, translating to MTSKQQLEVNDLTPQAFTPYGWMLGKPIPDGNGMPLFSNPATDFWQEHVFNTGAGGDAEVLWVNYRSASPEIASLEKHLLTQQAIVPLTGTIIQVVAQSLADGSPDLATLAAFRVPQGQGVCMRPGCWHATRVVDAEVTCLMLTRRSTTLDLIQHLNTDARATESAIVAITARQLESLADREQAVDA from the coding sequence ATGACGAGCAAGCAGCAGTTGGAAGTCAATGATCTGACGCCGCAGGCATTCACGCCGTATGGCTGGATGTTGGGCAAGCCCATTCCGGATGGCAACGGCATGCCGCTGTTTTCCAACCCCGCCACGGACTTCTGGCAGGAACACGTGTTCAACACCGGCGCGGGTGGCGACGCCGAGGTGCTGTGGGTCAATTACCGCAGCGCTTCCCCAGAAATCGCCAGCCTGGAAAAGCACTTGCTGACGCAGCAGGCCATCGTGCCGCTGACCGGCACGATCATTCAGGTGGTGGCGCAAAGCCTCGCCGACGGCAGCCCCGACCTGGCCACACTTGCCGCCTTTCGCGTGCCGCAAGGGCAGGGCGTTTGCATGCGGCCAGGGTGCTGGCATGCCACGCGCGTGGTGGATGCCGAAGTCACCTGCCTGATGCTGACCCGCCGTTCCACCACGCTGGACCTGATTCAGCACCTGAACACCGACGCGCGCGCCACCGAAAGCGCCATCGTGGCGATCACGGCCAGGCAACTGGAAAGCCTGGCGGATCGGGAACAGGCAGTCGACGCCTGA